From the genome of Tachysurus vachellii isolate PV-2020 chromosome 2, HZAU_Pvac_v1, whole genome shotgun sequence, one region includes:
- the pde6c gene encoding cone cGMP-specific 3',5'-cyclic phosphodiesterase subunit alpha' isoform X1: MADKDSVEKYLENNPQFAKEYFDKKFRTEALTAAFTEELEIKDPSSYKDVSLIQEAAIIFDLVKELHGENVMEKSMHKVLQRICLLVNADRCSYFIFRARNGIPELATCLFDVTTTSTYESNLVNPFSEIVFPTDIGIVGQISTNKKGVNIPDVKQNPRFSDFVDNQTGYTTKNMIAAPIMSGKDLLGVIMALNKVGGTEFSKADELLFNKYLDFASVIAVQHYTNYMWNVESRRSQVLLWSASKVFEELTDIERQFHKVLYTVRTYLQCERYSVGLLDMTKEKEFYDEWPIKLGDVEPYKGPKTPDGREINFYKIIDYLLEAKEEIKVIPGPPADHWALVSGLPTYVAENGFICNMMNVAADEYFTFQKTAVDETGFVIKNVLSLPIVNKKEEIVGVATFFNRKDGKPFEEQDEQITEALTQFLGWSVLNCDTYDKLNRMEWRKDIAQEMVLYQTKATNIEVQEILNTREKYSKEPEECDQKELYKLLRANIPEAKDVELLEFHFSDFPLSEVDLIKCGIRCFFELGVVEKFKVPPEVLTRWMYTVRKGYRDITYHNWRHGFNVGQTMFCLLQTGKLRKYYSDLDAFAMVAAAFCHDIDHRGTNNLYQTKSASPLAKLHGSSILERHHLEYSKTLMAEENINIFQSLQKRQFETVQHLHDVCIIATDLALYFKKRTMFQKIVDATEPMTDEKEAISYIANNPIRKEIIMAMMMTGCDLSAITKPWEVQSKVALMVAAEFWEQGDLERNVLEQEPIPMMDRRKADELPKMQCGFIDFVCSFVYKEFSRFHKEITPMFDGLNNNRAHWKELADAYQAKLDAIENEKKKLENKKEGPEVTEGGKSKTCTIF; this comes from the exons ATGGCAGACAAGGACAGTGTGGAAAAATACTTGGAGAATAACCCACAGTTTGCAAAAGAGTATTTTGATAAGAAGTTCCGGACTGAAGCCCTCACAGCTGCTTTCACGGAGGAGCTCGAGATCAAAGATCCATCTTCCTACAAAGATGTCTCCCTGATACAGGAGGCTGCCATCATATTTGATCTGGTTAAGGAATTACATGGTGAAAACGTCATGGAGAAGAGCATGCACAAGGTCCTCCAGAGAATATGTCTGCTAGTGAATGCAGATCGATGCAGCTACTTTATATTTCGAGCTAGGAATGGAATCCCAGAGCTCGCCACGTGTCTTTTTGACGTTACCACTACTTCCACATACGAGAGCAATTTGGTCAACCCGTTTTCTGAAATCGTGTTCCCTACTGACATTGGCATAGTTGGGCAAATATCCACAAACAAAAAGGGAGTTAACATACCTGATGTGAAGCAG AACCCCCGCTTCAGTGACTTTGTAGACAACCAGACAGGCTACACCACCAAAAACATGATTGCTGCTCCCATTATGAGTGGAAAGGATCTGCTGGGAGTCATCATGGCATTAAACAAAGTCGGAGGAACAGAATTCTCCAAAGCAGATGAATTA CTCTTCAACAAGTACTTAGACTTTGCCTCAGTCATAGCTGTTCAGCATTACACCAATTACATGTGGAACGTGGAATCCAGAAGAAGTCAG GTTCTTCTCTGGTCTGCCAGCAAAGTGTTTGAGGAGTTGACGGACATCGAGAGACAGTTTCACAAAGTTCTGTACACTGTGAGGACCTACCTGCAGTGTGAGAGGTATTCTGTAGGGCTACTGGATATGACCAAAGAGAAG GAATTCTATGACGAATGGCCGATTAAACTGGGAGACGTGGAACCGTACAAAGGGCCCAAGACACCCGATGGCAGG GAAATCAACTTCTACAAAATCATTGATTATCTTTTAGAAGCTAAGGAAGAAATCAAAGTCATACC GGGACCACCTGCAGATCACTGGGCCCTTGTTAGTGGACTCCCCACCTATGTAGCTGAAAATGGATTC ATTTGTAACATGATGAACGTTGCTGCGGATGAATACTTCACGTTTCAG AAAACGGCAGTGGACGAGACCGGCTTTGTCATCAAGAACGTCTTGTCTCTTCCTATAGTCAACAAAAAAGAGGAAATTGTAGGTGTCGCTACTTTCTTCAACCGAAAAGATGGCAAGCCTTTTGAAGAGCAAGACGAGCAGATCACTGAG GCCCTCACACAATTTCTGGGTTGGTCTGTGCTCAACTGTGACACTTATGATAAGCTCAACAGAATGGAGTGGAGAAAAGATATTGCACAGGAAATGGTTCTTTATCAAACAAAAGCAACCAACATTGAGGTCCAGGAGATCTTG AACACACGGGAGAAGTACAGCAAAGAACCAGAGGAATGTGATCAAAAAGAATTGTACAAACTCTTg AGGGCAAACATACCCGAAGCCAAAGATGTTGAGCTGCTGGAGTTCCACTTCAGTGACTTTCCTCTGTCTGAAGTCGACCTTATCAAGTGTGGTATCCGCTGCTTCTTTGAACTTGGTGTGGTGGAGAAGTTCAAAGTTCCTCCAGAG GTACTAACCAGATGGATGTACACAGTCAGGAAGGGTTACAGAGACATTACGTACCACAACTGGAGGCATGGCTTCAACGTGGGTCAGACCATGTTCTGTTTACTCCAG ACTGGAAAGCTAAGAAAATACTACTCTGACCTCGATGCCTTTGCGATGGTGGCAGCTGCTTTTTGCCATGATATTGACCACAGGGGTACCAACAATCTTTATCAGACAAA GAGTGCTTCACCTTTGGCCAAACTTCATGGTTCCTCTATTCTGGAGAGGCATCATCTTGAATATAGCAAAACTCTTATGGCAGAAGAG aacataaacatttttCAGAGTCTACAGAAACGACAGTTTGAAACAGTACAGCATTTACACGACGTCTGCATTATCGCCACCGATCTGGCTTTGTACTTCAA AAAAAGAACAATGTTCCAGAAGATTGTTGATGCCACAGAACCGATGACTGATGAGAAGGAAGCCATTAGTTATATAGCCAACAATCCCATAAGGAAAGAAATcatcat GGCCATGATGATGACCGGCTGTGACCTGTCTGCCATCACAAAACCATGGGAGGTCCAGAGCAAG GTGGCTCTGATGGTGGCTGCTGAATTCTGGGAGCAGGGAGACCTAGAGAGGAACGTACTTGAGCAAGAACCTATT CCCATGATGGACAGGAGGAAGGCAGATGAGCTTCCCAAGATGCAATGCGGTTTCATCGATTTCGTGTGCTCCTTCGTCTACAAG GAATTTTCAAGGTTCCATAAGGAGATCACTCCGATGTTTGATGGTCTGAACAACAACAGAGCCCACTGGAAAGAGCTGGCTGATGCTTATCAAGCTAAACTAGATGCCATTgagaatgaaaagaagaaaCTGGAGAACAAGAAAG AAGGACCAGAAGTTACTGAAGGAGGGAAGTCTAAAACATGCACCATATTTTAA
- the pde6c gene encoding cone cGMP-specific 3',5'-cyclic phosphodiesterase subunit alpha' isoform X2, whose amino-acid sequence MADKDSVEKYLENNPQFAKEYFDKKFRTEALTAAFTEELEIKDPSSYKDVSLIQEAAIIFDLVKELHGENVMEKSMHKVLQRICLLVNADRCSYFIFRARNGIPELATCLFDVTTTSTYESNLVNPFSEIVFPTDIGIVGQISTNKKGVNIPDVKQNPRFSDFVDNQTGYTTKNMIAAPIMSGKDLLGVIMALNKVGGTEFSKADELLFNKYLDFASVIAVQHYTNYMWNVESRRSQVLLWSASKVFEELTDIERQFHKVLYTVRTYLQCERYSVGLLDMTKEKEFYDEWPIKLGDVEPYKGPKTPDGREINFYKIIDYLLEAKEEIKVIPGPPADHWALVSGLPTYVAENGFICNMMNVAADEYFTFQKTAVDETGFVIKNVLSLPIVNKKEEIVGVATFFNRKDGKPFEEQDEQITEALTQFLGWSVLNCDTYDKLNRMEWRKDIAQEMVLYQTKATNIEVQEILNTREKYSKEPEECDQKELYKLLRANIPEAKDVELLEFHFSDFPLSEVDLIKCGIRCFFELGVVEKFKVPPEVLTRWMYTVRKGYRDITYHNWRHGFNVGQTMFCLLQTGKLRKYYSDLDAFAMVAAAFCHDIDHRGTNNLYQTKSASPLAKLHGSSILERHHLEYSKTLMAEENINIFQSLQKRQFETVQHLHDVCIIATDLALYFKKRTMFQKIVDATEPMTDEKEAISYIANNPIRKEIIMAMMMTGCDLSAITKPWEVQSKVALMVAAEFWEQGDLERNVLEQEPIPMMDRRKADELPKMQCGFIDFVCSFVYKEFSRFHKEITPMFDGLNNNRAHWKELADAYQAKLDAIENEKKKLENKKGPEVTEGGKSKTCTIF is encoded by the exons ATGGCAGACAAGGACAGTGTGGAAAAATACTTGGAGAATAACCCACAGTTTGCAAAAGAGTATTTTGATAAGAAGTTCCGGACTGAAGCCCTCACAGCTGCTTTCACGGAGGAGCTCGAGATCAAAGATCCATCTTCCTACAAAGATGTCTCCCTGATACAGGAGGCTGCCATCATATTTGATCTGGTTAAGGAATTACATGGTGAAAACGTCATGGAGAAGAGCATGCACAAGGTCCTCCAGAGAATATGTCTGCTAGTGAATGCAGATCGATGCAGCTACTTTATATTTCGAGCTAGGAATGGAATCCCAGAGCTCGCCACGTGTCTTTTTGACGTTACCACTACTTCCACATACGAGAGCAATTTGGTCAACCCGTTTTCTGAAATCGTGTTCCCTACTGACATTGGCATAGTTGGGCAAATATCCACAAACAAAAAGGGAGTTAACATACCTGATGTGAAGCAG AACCCCCGCTTCAGTGACTTTGTAGACAACCAGACAGGCTACACCACCAAAAACATGATTGCTGCTCCCATTATGAGTGGAAAGGATCTGCTGGGAGTCATCATGGCATTAAACAAAGTCGGAGGAACAGAATTCTCCAAAGCAGATGAATTA CTCTTCAACAAGTACTTAGACTTTGCCTCAGTCATAGCTGTTCAGCATTACACCAATTACATGTGGAACGTGGAATCCAGAAGAAGTCAG GTTCTTCTCTGGTCTGCCAGCAAAGTGTTTGAGGAGTTGACGGACATCGAGAGACAGTTTCACAAAGTTCTGTACACTGTGAGGACCTACCTGCAGTGTGAGAGGTATTCTGTAGGGCTACTGGATATGACCAAAGAGAAG GAATTCTATGACGAATGGCCGATTAAACTGGGAGACGTGGAACCGTACAAAGGGCCCAAGACACCCGATGGCAGG GAAATCAACTTCTACAAAATCATTGATTATCTTTTAGAAGCTAAGGAAGAAATCAAAGTCATACC GGGACCACCTGCAGATCACTGGGCCCTTGTTAGTGGACTCCCCACCTATGTAGCTGAAAATGGATTC ATTTGTAACATGATGAACGTTGCTGCGGATGAATACTTCACGTTTCAG AAAACGGCAGTGGACGAGACCGGCTTTGTCATCAAGAACGTCTTGTCTCTTCCTATAGTCAACAAAAAAGAGGAAATTGTAGGTGTCGCTACTTTCTTCAACCGAAAAGATGGCAAGCCTTTTGAAGAGCAAGACGAGCAGATCACTGAG GCCCTCACACAATTTCTGGGTTGGTCTGTGCTCAACTGTGACACTTATGATAAGCTCAACAGAATGGAGTGGAGAAAAGATATTGCACAGGAAATGGTTCTTTATCAAACAAAAGCAACCAACATTGAGGTCCAGGAGATCTTG AACACACGGGAGAAGTACAGCAAAGAACCAGAGGAATGTGATCAAAAAGAATTGTACAAACTCTTg AGGGCAAACATACCCGAAGCCAAAGATGTTGAGCTGCTGGAGTTCCACTTCAGTGACTTTCCTCTGTCTGAAGTCGACCTTATCAAGTGTGGTATCCGCTGCTTCTTTGAACTTGGTGTGGTGGAGAAGTTCAAAGTTCCTCCAGAG GTACTAACCAGATGGATGTACACAGTCAGGAAGGGTTACAGAGACATTACGTACCACAACTGGAGGCATGGCTTCAACGTGGGTCAGACCATGTTCTGTTTACTCCAG ACTGGAAAGCTAAGAAAATACTACTCTGACCTCGATGCCTTTGCGATGGTGGCAGCTGCTTTTTGCCATGATATTGACCACAGGGGTACCAACAATCTTTATCAGACAAA GAGTGCTTCACCTTTGGCCAAACTTCATGGTTCCTCTATTCTGGAGAGGCATCATCTTGAATATAGCAAAACTCTTATGGCAGAAGAG aacataaacatttttCAGAGTCTACAGAAACGACAGTTTGAAACAGTACAGCATTTACACGACGTCTGCATTATCGCCACCGATCTGGCTTTGTACTTCAA AAAAAGAACAATGTTCCAGAAGATTGTTGATGCCACAGAACCGATGACTGATGAGAAGGAAGCCATTAGTTATATAGCCAACAATCCCATAAGGAAAGAAATcatcat GGCCATGATGATGACCGGCTGTGACCTGTCTGCCATCACAAAACCATGGGAGGTCCAGAGCAAG GTGGCTCTGATGGTGGCTGCTGAATTCTGGGAGCAGGGAGACCTAGAGAGGAACGTACTTGAGCAAGAACCTATT CCCATGATGGACAGGAGGAAGGCAGATGAGCTTCCCAAGATGCAATGCGGTTTCATCGATTTCGTGTGCTCCTTCGTCTACAAG GAATTTTCAAGGTTCCATAAGGAGATCACTCCGATGTTTGATGGTCTGAACAACAACAGAGCCCACTGGAAAGAGCTGGCTGATGCTTATCAAGCTAAACTAGATGCCATTgagaatgaaaagaagaaaCTGGAGAACAAGAAAG GACCAGAAGTTACTGAAGGAGGGAAGTCTAAAACATGCACCATATTTTAA